Proteins from a genomic interval of Paenibacillus sp. RC334:
- a CDS encoding YycC family protein: MRPLQISPETAVKLSEKLGIPLEHLMHTPQHILMQKLAELAKEETANPNGGESDKS, from the coding sequence CTTTACAAATTTCGCCGGAAACGGCTGTGAAATTATCCGAAAAGCTCGGCATTCCGCTGGAACATCTCATGCATACACCCCAGCATATTCTGATGCAAAAGCTGGCCGAACTGGCCAAAGAAGAAACCGCTAACCCGAACGGCGGTGAATCGGACAAATCATGA
- a CDS encoding DUF2225 domain-containing protein — protein sequence MELEPLYQIKISCPLCEEEFQTSRVRPSLKKAIRTDSDFCAYYKNENPDFYVVRVCPHCGFTSTEHSTVQLSDQQNKLFKDKIGNRWQSREYSGHRNWEEALETYKLGLLCAQVIGEKERVIASLLQHIAWMYRYQGNEEQELRFLKFSLDSYIRVYELEGVGANNAKLLYLIGELHRRTGNFNEAVRWFSRVINDKKIMDAAMIRASREQWAVLREQMLAKDIQLPEEMQDASSS from the coding sequence TTGGAACTTGAACCGTTATATCAGATTAAAATCTCTTGTCCGCTTTGTGAAGAAGAATTTCAGACATCTCGTGTCAGACCGAGCCTAAAGAAGGCAATTCGTACGGATTCAGACTTCTGCGCGTATTACAAGAATGAAAATCCCGATTTTTATGTCGTACGGGTTTGTCCTCATTGCGGATTTACCTCGACAGAGCATTCTACCGTTCAGTTAAGCGATCAACAGAACAAGCTGTTTAAGGACAAAATTGGTAATCGCTGGCAATCCCGTGAGTATAGCGGACATCGCAACTGGGAAGAGGCGCTGGAAACGTACAAGCTGGGTTTACTGTGTGCGCAGGTCATCGGGGAAAAGGAACGGGTGATAGCCAGCCTGCTACAGCATATCGCGTGGATGTACCGATACCAGGGGAACGAGGAGCAGGAGCTTCGGTTTCTAAAGTTTAGTCTGGACTCCTATATTCGAGTCTATGAGTTGGAAGGTGTCGGGGCGAATAATGCCAAGCTTCTCTATCTGATTGGAGAATTGCATCGACGTACAGGCAACTTTAACGAAGCGGTTCGCTGGTTTTCACGTGTCATTAATGACAAGAAAATTATGGATGCGGCTATGATCCGGGCTTCCCGTGAACAATGGGCTGTATTGAGAGAACAAATGCTGGCTAAAGATATTCAACTGCCGGAGGAAATGCAGGACGCAAGCTCCTCCTGA
- a CDS encoding globin: protein MNPSLSIYDNLGGAEGVRAIIEAFYPRVYKDPLLSPLFPEDIESVKERQYMFLSQFFGGPSLFSDAYGHPMLRARHMKFPVTEERAEAWLSCMAGALTDTGIEEPLRSFILNRLSGPAHHFVNTP, encoded by the coding sequence GTGAATCCTAGCCTGAGCATTTATGACAATCTTGGGGGTGCGGAAGGCGTTCGTGCTATTATTGAGGCCTTCTACCCGAGAGTTTATAAAGATCCGTTGTTAAGTCCGCTGTTTCCTGAAGACATAGAGTCGGTCAAGGAAAGACAGTATATGTTCCTGAGCCAGTTTTTTGGCGGACCATCCCTGTTTTCAGATGCCTATGGTCACCCGATGTTACGTGCCAGACATATGAAGTTTCCCGTAACGGAGGAGCGAGCAGAGGCGTGGTTGTCCTGCATGGCGGGTGCGTTAACGGATACAGGCATTGAGGAGCCGCTTCGTTCATTTATACTTAACCGATTGTCCGGTCCTGCGCATCATTTTGTAAATACCCCGTAA
- the ylbJ gene encoding sporulation integral membrane protein YlbJ, which translates to MPLYRRYSLPLLILMLLFLFILMAAHPQSSLNAGLRGLAIWWDVLFPSLFPFFVISELLLGFGIVHFIGTLLDPLMQPLFRVPGCGGFVAAVSCASGYPIGAKLTAKLWEQKWITRIEGERLVAFTTSSDPIFLIGAVSVGFFHQPEIAVVLGAAHYGGVLIIGLLMRFHGSRSGDDDTHGNRPPSAVTAAGHTGQPTPTSLAVAPNAKLDASSAQRRGRLRQALFAMHTARLEDGRPFGELLRQAIASSLRLIIVVGGLVVFFCVILEALTNSGLMSGLRLLTASLLSACGLPPTLTDSIVGGIFEVTLGSQAAGEATGAALPFKVAAAAFVLSWGGLSVHAQVASILNTTNLRYLPFLLARAAHGIISALLALVLWRPLMGEGSSPVFSPIYVITWSPGFSSTVLWQSLLFLTCLLIAMLCLSWLSAGTSRLFARLRGASRQ; encoded by the coding sequence ATGCCGCTGTACCGCCGTTACTCACTCCCTTTGCTCATTCTTATGCTGCTATTCCTATTTATACTTATGGCGGCGCACCCGCAATCTTCTCTGAATGCCGGACTTCGTGGTCTAGCCATTTGGTGGGACGTGCTGTTTCCGTCTTTGTTCCCGTTTTTCGTTATTTCCGAGCTGCTGCTCGGTTTTGGCATCGTTCATTTTATAGGTACACTGCTGGACCCGCTTATGCAGCCTTTGTTCCGTGTACCCGGTTGCGGAGGCTTTGTTGCCGCTGTCAGTTGTGCATCCGGCTACCCGATTGGAGCCAAATTAACGGCCAAGCTGTGGGAGCAAAAATGGATCACCCGTATCGAAGGAGAACGGCTGGTCGCCTTTACAACTTCCTCTGATCCGATATTCCTGATCGGTGCCGTTTCCGTCGGCTTCTTCCATCAGCCTGAAATTGCAGTCGTGCTGGGCGCTGCCCATTATGGTGGCGTGCTGATCATCGGCCTGCTCATGCGCTTTCACGGTTCCCGCTCGGGGGACGATGATACTCACGGCAACCGTCCCCCGTCTGCTGTAACCGCAGCTGGCCACACCGGGCAGCCAACACCAACATCCCTCGCTGTCGCTCCAAATGCCAAATTAGATGCGTCTTCTGCGCAACGACGCGGACGACTGCGCCAAGCGTTATTTGCTATGCATACAGCACGCTTGGAAGATGGCCGTCCGTTTGGGGAGCTGCTCCGTCAAGCCATTGCTTCCTCCCTCCGTCTTATTATTGTCGTAGGAGGACTGGTTGTATTCTTCTGCGTCATTCTGGAAGCTTTGACGAACTCCGGTTTAATGAGCGGGCTTCGTCTGCTTACAGCAAGCTTGTTGTCCGCCTGCGGCCTTCCTCCTACGTTAACAGATTCCATTGTAGGTGGTATTTTCGAAGTCACTTTAGGGTCACAAGCCGCTGGTGAAGCCACAGGAGCGGCTTTGCCGTTCAAGGTAGCCGCAGCAGCCTTTGTGCTCTCCTGGGGCGGACTATCGGTTCATGCACAGGTCGCGAGTATTTTGAATACGACGAATCTCCGGTACCTGCCGTTTTTGCTGGCTCGGGCTGCGCACGGCATCATCTCTGCTCTGCTGGCTCTCGTGCTATGGCGTCCGCTCATGGGTGAGGGAAGCTCGCCGGTCTTTTCTCCGATATACGTTATCACCTGGTCTCCCGGCTTCTCATCCACTGTGCTGTGGCAAAGCCTGCTATTCCTTACCTGCCTGCTGATAGCCATGCTCTGTCTCTCTTGGTTGAGTGCAGGCACAAGCCGCTTATTCGCACGTCTGAGGGGAGCGTCCAGGCAATGA
- a CDS encoding NAD kinase — protein sequence MRYYVLDRGDQHSMDLSQQFHRLAQEKNFKLDAESPEIVVSIGGDGTMLHAFHTFIDRLSDIAFVGVHTGHLGFYADWRADELEELIHLMSQSGSEGPLKPRIVKYPLIELEIHKKSGNASFIALNEFTLKGVDGTVVAQVDINDVTFEMFRGDGICVSTPSGTTAYNKALGGAMVHPTIEALQLTEIASINNRVYRTLGSPLLLPKHHHCDIFSRKDQRLLLTVDHLNFPVDDLISVRCQVSSHKVSFARYRPFPFWDRVRIAFLN from the coding sequence TTGAGATATTATGTTCTGGATCGCGGGGATCAGCACTCCATGGACTTGAGTCAGCAGTTTCACCGTCTTGCCCAAGAAAAGAATTTCAAGCTGGATGCCGAATCGCCGGAAATCGTCGTGTCTATTGGAGGCGACGGTACTATGCTGCATGCGTTTCATACCTTCATCGACCGACTTTCGGATATAGCCTTTGTTGGTGTACATACCGGTCATCTGGGCTTTTATGCCGATTGGCGTGCGGACGAGCTGGAGGAGCTAATCCACCTGATGAGCCAAAGCGGATCAGAGGGACCCCTTAAACCGAGAATCGTCAAGTATCCATTGATCGAGCTGGAGATTCACAAGAAGTCGGGAAATGCTTCTTTTATTGCGTTGAATGAATTTACGTTAAAAGGGGTCGATGGCACTGTCGTTGCACAAGTGGATATTAACGATGTCACTTTCGAAATGTTCCGCGGAGACGGAATATGCGTTTCTACCCCTTCAGGTACGACTGCCTATAACAAAGCACTCGGCGGAGCTATGGTTCACCCCACCATTGAAGCGTTGCAATTAACCGAGATCGCTTCCATTAACAACCGGGTGTATCGGACACTTGGATCGCCATTGTTGCTGCCCAAGCACCATCATTGTGATATTTTTTCGAGAAAAGATCAGCGTCTTCTGTTGACGGTAGATCATCTGAACTTCCCTGTGGATGATTTGATTTCTGTTCGTTGTCAGGTCTCCAGTCACAAAGTCAGCTTCGCTCGTTATCGTCCCTTTCCATTTTGGGATCGGGTACGCATTGCCTTTCTTAATTAG